One Rossellomorea aquimaris DNA window includes the following coding sequences:
- a CDS encoding DUF4003 family protein, with amino-acid sequence MDDVMGKVKEYKDIYPQLKKRLRWKVSDSRSLMMVASLYVTNERAFDLDRFVKISDYIKNEVGAFSTLKHEIRFTFAAMLDTRFETPEAKFHEFLALYDSLVEAGFSRGTFTYIAAMTLLSNDDYSTDLSYHAMKIYKKMREQHFFLTGHSDYPFATLLAQREEDQEELIHTIEGFYTKLNDAGFRKGNDLQSMSHILSLHDEVSQDELVTRCIHLFDTLKQAGIKTKAMFYPQIALLSFVNADLYLVNQVKDVWEELNSEKHFKWHKDINLMMAVNLLISDKIENSTVMQASLSTAIETLIQAQQATMIATISAVSVTTAGGDS; translated from the coding sequence ATGGATGATGTGATGGGTAAAGTGAAGGAATACAAGGATATTTATCCACAATTAAAGAAGCGACTGCGCTGGAAGGTATCGGACTCCCGATCTTTAATGATGGTAGCTTCGTTGTACGTAACAAATGAACGAGCTTTTGACCTCGACCGTTTTGTAAAGATCAGTGATTATATTAAAAATGAAGTTGGTGCATTTTCGACGTTAAAGCATGAAATCCGTTTTACTTTTGCGGCGATGCTTGATACACGTTTTGAAACGCCAGAAGCAAAGTTCCATGAATTCCTTGCCTTATATGATTCTTTAGTAGAAGCTGGATTTTCAAGAGGAACGTTCACCTATATAGCAGCCATGACCTTGCTTTCGAATGATGATTACAGTACAGACCTGTCTTATCATGCAATGAAGATTTATAAAAAAATGAGAGAGCAGCATTTCTTTTTAACCGGGCATAGTGATTATCCCTTCGCCACTCTGCTTGCTCAAAGAGAAGAGGATCAGGAGGAGTTGATCCATACAATTGAAGGCTTCTATACGAAATTGAACGATGCCGGATTCAGGAAAGGGAATGACCTGCAAAGCATGAGTCACATCCTTTCCCTTCACGATGAAGTGTCTCAAGATGAGCTTGTCACCCGCTGTATCCATTTGTTTGACACCTTGAAGCAGGCAGGCATCAAGACGAAGGCGATGTTCTATCCCCAAATCGCTCTACTATCTTTTGTGAATGCCGACTTGTACCTGGTGAATCAAGTAAAGGATGTTTGGGAAGAGCTTAACTCTGAGAAACACTTCAAATGGCACAAAGATATCAATTTGATGATGGCCGTGAACCTTTTGATCAGTGATAAAATTGAGAACTCTACTGTGATGCAAGCGAGTTTATCGACTGCCATTGAGACACTCATACAAGCGCAGCAAGCAACGATGATTGCAACCATTTCGGCTGTATCTGTGACAACCGCGGGTGGAGATTCCTGA
- a CDS encoding DUF3951 domain-containing protein, with product MDPTDLFVVGFPTAITILVLIGFYKVFVKKKSVSLFYTPFDQVTGQTEVEFHEEQIMIVQDDDQGEGKK from the coding sequence ATGGATCCGACCGATCTTTTTGTTGTAGGTTTCCCAACCGCCATAACCATATTGGTGCTGATCGGTTTTTATAAGGTGTTTGTTAAAAAGAAAAGCGTCTCCCTCTTTTATACACCGTTTGACCAAGTGACCGGACAGACGGAAGTGGAATTTCATGAGGAGCAAATAATGATTGTGCAAGATGATGATCAAGGTGAAGGGAAAAAGTAG
- a CDS encoding helix-turn-helix transcriptional regulator gives MKNKLVEYRKTFGYSQERLAARLGVSRQTIISIEKGKYDPSLNLAFQLANVFEASIEEIFMYEEKGDKK, from the coding sequence TTGAAAAATAAACTAGTAGAATACCGGAAGACGTTTGGATACTCACAGGAAAGATTGGCAGCGAGATTAGGTGTTTCGAGGCAAACCATCATCTCGATTGAAAAAGGGAAGTATGACCCTTCTTTAAATCTGGCTTTTCAGCTGGCAAATGTATTTGAAGCGTCAATTGAAGAGATTTTTATGTATGAAGAGAAAGGGGATAAGAAATAG
- a CDS encoding NAD-dependent succinate-semialdehyde dehydrogenase has protein sequence MQHYNMIINGEQIGSDLSKRDVTNPATSEVIATIPDGGKKEASKAVDAAHEAFKAWSQYSAYERSELIRKWYDLINENKEDLARTMTIEQGKPLKEASGEIQYANGFISWYAEEGKRVYGEQIPATQRNKRLFVHKQPVGVVAVITPWNFPAAMITRKVAPALATGCTVVIKPANQTPLTALKMAELAEEAGIPKGVINVVTGDSKSIGEAWMEDTRVRKLTFTGSTEVGKVLMKGSADTVKKISLELGGHAPVIVMADSDLEKAVDGVIASKFRNAGQTCVCSNRVYVHESIVDSFTEKLVEKVKDLKVGNGLEEGVDIGPLIDENAIEKVQKHVEDAVNKGASIAYGGKGKGGLYFEPTVLTDVTDDMLCMKDETFGPVAPITTFKTEEEAIYRANDSIYGLAAYVFTENITKGIRISEQLEYGIVGLNDGLPSTPQAPFGGFKQSGLGREGGHHGIEEYLEVKYISVGL, from the coding sequence ATGCAACACTACAATATGATCATCAACGGAGAACAAATAGGATCGGATCTTTCGAAAAGGGATGTGACCAATCCCGCTACTTCAGAAGTGATTGCAACCATACCTGATGGGGGCAAAAAAGAAGCATCTAAGGCGGTGGATGCAGCTCATGAGGCATTCAAGGCCTGGTCCCAATACTCGGCATACGAACGAAGTGAACTCATCCGTAAATGGTATGACTTGATTAACGAAAATAAAGAGGATCTTGCCCGTACCATGACGATCGAGCAAGGAAAGCCGTTAAAAGAAGCATCTGGTGAAATCCAATATGCCAACGGCTTCATCTCCTGGTACGCCGAAGAAGGAAAGCGTGTATACGGTGAACAAATTCCGGCAACTCAGCGAAACAAGCGATTATTCGTCCATAAGCAGCCGGTCGGGGTTGTAGCCGTCATCACACCATGGAACTTCCCTGCCGCGATGATCACACGTAAGGTTGCACCGGCACTCGCCACCGGCTGTACAGTCGTGATTAAACCGGCAAACCAAACCCCTTTGACCGCTTTAAAAATGGCGGAACTTGCAGAAGAAGCCGGCATCCCAAAAGGTGTCATTAACGTGGTGACAGGTGATTCGAAATCCATCGGGGAAGCGTGGATGGAAGACACTCGTGTACGGAAACTGACATTCACGGGATCAACGGAAGTCGGCAAGGTCCTTATGAAAGGTTCAGCTGACACCGTCAAGAAAATATCGTTGGAGCTCGGAGGTCACGCACCTGTGATCGTGATGGCCGACTCTGATTTAGAAAAAGCCGTCGATGGCGTCATTGCCTCGAAGTTCAGAAATGCCGGTCAAACTTGCGTCTGCTCCAACCGTGTCTATGTTCATGAATCCATCGTGGATTCGTTCACGGAAAAGTTGGTGGAAAAAGTGAAAGATTTAAAAGTAGGAAACGGTCTGGAAGAAGGGGTCGATATCGGCCCATTAATTGATGAAAATGCAATCGAGAAAGTCCAGAAACACGTGGAAGATGCTGTAAACAAAGGAGCTTCCATTGCCTACGGCGGCAAAGGAAAAGGCGGGTTATATTTTGAACCAACTGTTCTTACTGATGTAACTGATGACATGCTTTGCATGAAAGATGAGACATTCGGTCCAGTCGCTCCCATCACTACGTTTAAAACAGAAGAAGAAGCCATCTACCGGGCAAATGATTCCATCTACGGCCTTGCTGCTTATGTATTTACCGAAAATATCACAAAGGGCATACGAATCAGCGAGCAACTGGAATATGGAATTGTAGGATTGAACGATGGATTACCTTCCACCCCGCAGGCCCCATTTGGCGGATTCAAGCAAAGTGGTCTTGGCCGTGAAGGCGGACATCATGGCATTGAAGAGTATCTGGAAGTTAAATATATTTCAGTAGGCTTGTGA
- a CDS encoding NADP-dependent oxidoreductase, with the protein MKAIIINQYGDKEVLQEKELDQPVIGDNQILLENHATSINPIDWKVRAGYLKDMLDFEFPIILGWDAAGVIAETGKNVQGFEVGDRVFARPATTREGTYAEYVAVDDDLLAKMPDSMSFEEAAAIPLAGLTAWQCLVDFGQIKEGDKVLIHAGSGGVGNFAIQIAKSFGAYVATTASGKNEEFVKSLGADQFINYKEEDFSEVLQDFDLVLDSMGGEVQSNSYKVLKKNGKLVSIAQPPSEEEAEKYGVKAEFLWLDPKGEQLEKLAELYESDQLKPVIGETFDLSEQGLKDAHALSETHHAQGKIVIRVR; encoded by the coding sequence ATGAAAGCCATTATCATCAACCAATACGGAGACAAAGAGGTATTACAGGAAAAAGAACTCGATCAGCCAGTGATTGGCGATAATCAAATCTTATTGGAAAATCATGCAACATCGATCAACCCCATTGATTGGAAGGTGCGCGCAGGGTATTTAAAAGATATGCTCGACTTTGAATTCCCAATCATACTTGGATGGGATGCAGCAGGTGTGATTGCCGAAACGGGTAAAAATGTTCAGGGGTTTGAAGTGGGTGACAGAGTGTTTGCTAGACCTGCGACAACAAGGGAAGGTACATATGCAGAGTATGTGGCAGTGGACGATGATCTACTAGCCAAAATGCCGGATAGCATGAGCTTTGAAGAAGCAGCGGCCATTCCCCTTGCTGGATTGACGGCTTGGCAATGCTTAGTCGATTTCGGACAAATCAAAGAAGGGGATAAGGTGCTTATACATGCTGGATCCGGTGGAGTCGGTAATTTCGCGATTCAGATTGCGAAAAGCTTCGGAGCATATGTCGCCACTACGGCAAGTGGCAAAAATGAAGAATTCGTCAAATCATTGGGTGCCGATCAATTCATCAATTATAAAGAAGAAGATTTCAGTGAAGTGCTGCAGGATTTTGACTTAGTTCTGGATTCCATGGGTGGGGAAGTCCAATCAAACAGCTATAAGGTGCTGAAGAAAAACGGAAAACTCGTATCCATTGCACAACCTCCATCCGAAGAAGAAGCAGAGAAGTATGGCGTGAAAGCTGAATTCCTATGGCTCGATCCCAAGGGGGAGCAACTGGAGAAGCTGGCTGAATTATATGAATCGGATCAATTGAAACCTGTAATTGGTGAGACCTTCGATCTGAGTGAGCAAGGGCTGAAGGATGCCCATGCATTGAGTGAAACTCATCATGCTCAGGGGAAGATAGTGATACGTGTTAGATAG